The following are from one region of the Rosistilla carotiformis genome:
- a CDS encoding GyrI-like domain-containing protein: protein MPLDGEMLSVYHPSDMMRGQFEFTCGFVVDPSVSLPAGLVECSIPAAKALHVKHVGSYENLGNAWSGAHQFANYRKRKLAKTETLEIYRNTPEDTADEDLVTDIYLPLR from the coding sequence ATGCCGTTGGACGGGGAGATGTTGAGCGTTTACCACCCCAGCGACATGATGCGTGGCCAGTTCGAATTCACTTGCGGATTTGTCGTCGATCCAAGCGTCTCACTGCCGGCGGGGCTCGTCGAGTGCTCGATCCCGGCAGCCAAGGCGTTGCACGTCAAGCATGTCGGCAGTTACGAAAACCTTGGCAATGCGTGGAGTGGTGCTCACCAGTTTGCCAATTACCGAAAACGTAAACTCGCAAAGACCGAGACGCTGGAGATCTACCGCAACACGCCGGAGGATACGGCCGATGAAGACCTTGTCACCGACATCTATCTGCCGTTGCGATAG
- a CDS encoding carboxypeptidase-like regulatory domain-containing protein: MPTSHPASCIPAFTNTAAAFLLLITAIGCGDSLPSYEMVPVSGVVNLDGSPVANASLVFYSETLPRAFATTDNSGTFKLETPQYGEGIAAGNYLVQIQSTDQTTDSQSGKSVSIPIVYGENGIEVISISNDGEKTYTFDLKSRPKNGDYVSENSMAEA; the protein is encoded by the coding sequence ATGCCCACCTCTCATCCCGCCTCGTGTATCCCCGCGTTTACCAATACCGCTGCTGCGTTTCTACTGCTGATCACGGCGATCGGCTGTGGCGATTCGCTGCCAAGTTATGAGATGGTCCCGGTATCGGGTGTCGTGAACCTGGACGGTTCACCGGTCGCTAATGCGAGTCTCGTCTTTTACAGCGAAACGTTACCGCGTGCATTTGCTACGACCGACAATTCGGGAACCTTCAAATTGGAGACCCCGCAATACGGTGAAGGGATTGCCGCAGGAAACTATCTGGTTCAAATTCAATCGACCGACCAGACGACCGATTCGCAGTCGGGCAAAAGTGTATCGATTCCAATTGTCTATGGAGAGAATGGAATCGAAGTCATCTCGATCTCGAACGATGGCGAAAAGACTTACACGTTTGATTTGAAAAGTCGCCCGAAGAATGGTGACTACGTTTCCGAAAACTCCATGGCGGAAGCCTGA
- the ispH gene encoding 4-hydroxy-3-methylbut-2-enyl diphosphate reductase, whose amino-acid sequence MKIHLAAPRGFCAGVNMAVESLEIALEAMGPPVYVYHEIVHNQYVVRTFRSKGAVFVNELTDVPEGATVLFSAHGVAPATRELAKQRNLTAIDATCPLVTKVHLEAIRYAKQGYTIFLIGHDGHDEVIGTMGEAPEAIILVETEEDVDKLDVSDESKLAYLTQTTLSVDDATRIINRLKARFPELKGPPKDDICYATQNRQEAVRLLSDAADAVIVLGSQNSSNSQRLRELAESPDRPAFLIDGPEDLSVDQFQADWTVLVTAGASAPESVVNATIQWLEENFAAEVELKTVREEKVSFPLPKPLRQYAKK is encoded by the coding sequence ATGAAAATTCACCTTGCCGCGCCGCGTGGGTTCTGTGCGGGCGTCAACATGGCGGTCGAGAGCCTGGAGATCGCGTTGGAAGCGATGGGGCCGCCGGTCTATGTCTATCACGAGATCGTCCACAACCAATACGTCGTCCGTACCTTCCGTTCCAAAGGGGCCGTCTTTGTCAACGAATTGACCGACGTTCCCGAAGGGGCCACCGTCCTCTTCTCCGCTCACGGAGTCGCCCCCGCGACGCGTGAACTAGCGAAACAGCGGAACTTGACGGCGATCGATGCCACCTGCCCCCTGGTGACCAAAGTCCATCTCGAAGCGATCCGATACGCCAAGCAGGGCTATACGATCTTCTTGATCGGCCACGACGGCCACGACGAAGTGATCGGCACGATGGGGGAAGCTCCCGAGGCGATTATCCTTGTCGAAACCGAAGAGGATGTCGACAAGTTGGACGTGTCGGACGAATCGAAGCTGGCTTATCTGACGCAGACCACCTTGAGTGTCGACGACGCGACGCGGATCATCAACCGCTTGAAGGCTCGCTTCCCCGAACTCAAGGGGCCTCCCAAAGATGACATCTGCTACGCGACGCAGAACCGCCAGGAGGCAGTACGATTGTTGAGCGACGCCGCGGATGCGGTGATCGTGTTGGGGAGCCAGAACAGTAGCAACAGCCAACGCCTGCGCGAGCTGGCCGAATCGCCCGATCGCCCCGCCTTCTTGATCGACGGTCCCGAAGACCTTTCGGTCGACCAGTTCCAAGCCGATTGGACCGTCTTGGTCACCGCCGGTGCCAGCGCTCCCGAATCGGTCGTCAACGCCACGATCCAGTGGCTCGAAGAGAACTTTGCCGCCGAAGTCGAACTGAAAACCGTCCGCGAGGAAAAGGTCTCCTTCCCGCTGCCCAAACCGCTGCGTCAGTACGCGAAGAAGTAG
- a CDS encoding DUF1559 domain-containing protein, producing MTTLTARASKIQRSAFTLVELLVVIAIIGILVGLLLPAVQQAREAARRMQCSNNLKQMGLAMHNYHDTYGCFPAGFYRRSYSYSTFSGPGWGWGTMILPQIEENNRYEALQVNDQFASDDPTILEYSQPLVSAFVCPSAPAKEDLNPEFKNSSSEPSHGLSTYKGVFGDLNTQYNYSGDDCSYYQGSCIKGGNGIFSANSSTKFRDVTDGTTHTVMIGEVPFGANGTRDSAGDLIQYRGAVWIGVTTGGASSNVATHQTLRGVTASGSQSSLYGINGSSSYAFGSHHPGGAQFVVSDGSTRFFAETMDGVTINRIANKEDGEVTGDDY from the coding sequence ATGACTACACTGACGGCACGAGCATCAAAGATTCAACGAAGCGCATTTACGCTTGTTGAACTGTTGGTGGTGATTGCGATTATTGGAATCCTGGTCGGCCTGCTGTTGCCGGCTGTCCAGCAGGCTCGGGAGGCTGCCCGGCGAATGCAATGCAGCAACAACCTGAAGCAGATGGGGTTGGCAATGCACAACTACCACGACACGTATGGTTGCTTCCCCGCTGGCTTCTATCGCCGCAGCTACTCTTATTCCACCTTCTCCGGACCAGGTTGGGGTTGGGGAACGATGATTCTTCCTCAGATCGAAGAAAACAATCGCTACGAAGCGCTTCAAGTGAACGACCAGTTCGCCAGCGACGATCCAACGATTTTGGAATACTCGCAGCCATTGGTTTCCGCTTTTGTCTGCCCAAGTGCACCTGCCAAAGAGGATCTCAACCCTGAGTTCAAGAACTCAAGCTCCGAACCATCCCACGGACTATCGACCTACAAAGGTGTGTTTGGCGATCTGAACACCCAATACAACTACAGTGGCGACGACTGCAGCTACTATCAGGGAAGCTGTATCAAAGGTGGCAATGGTATTTTCTCCGCGAACAGCTCCACCAAGTTTCGCGACGTCACCGATGGGACGACGCACACGGTGATGATCGGCGAAGTCCCCTTCGGCGCCAATGGAACCCGCGACTCTGCGGGAGACTTGATTCAATATCGCGGAGCCGTTTGGATCGGCGTGACCACTGGAGGTGCCAGCAGTAACGTTGCCACGCATCAAACGCTGCGTGGCGTCACCGCAAGTGGCTCGCAAAGTTCGCTTTATGGGATCAACGGTTCGAGCTCCTACGCATTTGGATCGCACCATCCCGGCGGAGCTCAGTTTGTCGTAAGCGACGGTAGCACTCGCTTCTTTGCAGAGACGATGGATGGCGTGACCATCAACCGTATCGCAAACAAAGAAGACGGTGAAGTCACCGGCGACGACTACTAA
- a CDS encoding M78 family metallopeptidase domain-containing protein: MSDHREAFATFIKPFAEFPALQQRVLDVLESLPADVQLDFASDPRFDVAIEDYQPGKGSRLFIASPGAVGKGSRCVVLRPKLDRASEAFAKYVIAHEFAHAHLHNGGWGEITDIEQAADALAASWGFDRPEQTGWAWLQ, encoded by the coding sequence ATGTCAGACCACCGCGAGGCTTTTGCGACTTTCATCAAACCGTTTGCCGAATTTCCGGCGCTGCAACAGCGCGTGCTGGATGTGTTGGAATCTCTGCCAGCGGACGTGCAGTTGGATTTCGCCAGCGATCCACGGTTCGATGTCGCAATCGAAGACTACCAGCCCGGCAAGGGATCGCGGCTGTTCATCGCCAGCCCTGGAGCGGTTGGCAAAGGAAGCCGCTGTGTCGTGCTGCGGCCGAAGCTGGATCGGGCATCCGAAGCGTTTGCAAAATACGTGATCGCTCACGAATTTGCGCACGCACATCTGCACAACGGGGGCTGGGGAGAGATCACCGACATCGAGCAAGCCGCCGACGCCCTCGCCGCTTCATGGGGCTTTGATCGGCCGGAACAGACCGGCTGGGCGTGGCTGCAATAG
- the gltX gene encoding glutamate--tRNA ligase: MIRTRFAPSPTGYLHIGGVRTALFNWLLARQAGGQFILRIDDTDQQRNVEEALQPILDGFRWLGMDWDEGPEVDGPHAPYYQSQRADRHREAVDQLLKSGHAYRDFAKPEELQQQREAAEKAGGAFVYDRRWMAETEEQAAAFEAEGRAGVVRLKMPREGVCQIDDLVRGEVRVDWAAEQDHVIQRADGSCLYHLATVVDDHDFEITHVVRAAEHLPNTPRQIFIAQSLGFELPQFAHLPYVAEPGGSAKLSKRKLDKYLKQRDFAALTDYGKRIADRIGMDTDANTFNPVIVDFYREIGFLPDAILNYLMLLGWSLDGSTERFTREEMIKHFTLARVNKSPASFDPQKLLAFEADHMADFDVDRKVEMALPFLLKAGWVAEADDATRSRVRQIVAAVGDRLKVAGDIIDYEFCFIPADRLTYVEKDFEKRIRKPEEAVGLLKDLAVELAKADDFSVAGTEVAVKAFVEAKEIKIGQIIHALRVATTGQAVGFGMFETLAILGREEVLQRIEIAVNR; encoded by the coding sequence ATGATCCGCACTCGCTTTGCCCCCAGTCCGACAGGTTACCTTCACATCGGCGGCGTTCGCACGGCGCTGTTCAACTGGCTGCTGGCACGGCAGGCGGGAGGCCAGTTCATCTTGCGGATCGACGACACCGATCAACAACGGAACGTCGAAGAAGCGTTGCAGCCGATTTTGGATGGCTTCCGCTGGTTGGGAATGGACTGGGACGAAGGCCCCGAAGTCGACGGCCCACACGCTCCCTATTACCAGTCGCAGCGAGCCGATCGCCACCGCGAAGCGGTCGATCAATTGCTGAAATCAGGCCACGCCTACCGCGACTTTGCCAAGCCGGAAGAACTGCAGCAGCAGCGTGAGGCGGCGGAGAAGGCGGGAGGCGCATTCGTCTACGACCGACGTTGGATGGCGGAAACCGAAGAGCAAGCAGCGGCGTTCGAAGCCGAAGGGCGAGCCGGCGTGGTGCGGTTGAAGATGCCTCGCGAGGGAGTTTGCCAAATCGACGACCTGGTCCGTGGCGAGGTCCGCGTCGACTGGGCGGCTGAACAGGACCACGTGATCCAACGAGCCGATGGTTCGTGCCTGTATCACTTGGCGACCGTTGTCGACGACCACGATTTTGAAATCACTCACGTCGTTCGCGCGGCCGAGCACCTGCCTAACACGCCGCGGCAGATCTTCATCGCCCAATCGCTTGGGTTCGAACTGCCACAGTTCGCGCACCTGCCTTACGTAGCCGAACCGGGCGGATCGGCGAAGCTGAGCAAACGGAAGCTGGACAAATATCTGAAGCAACGCGACTTCGCGGCGCTGACCGACTACGGCAAACGGATCGCCGACCGGATCGGGATGGATACCGATGCCAACACGTTTAATCCTGTGATCGTCGACTTCTATCGCGAGATCGGTTTCCTGCCCGATGCGATCTTGAACTATCTGATGCTGCTGGGATGGTCGCTGGACGGTTCGACCGAACGGTTCACGCGCGAAGAGATGATCAAGCACTTCACTTTGGCTCGGGTCAACAAGAGTCCGGCCAGTTTCGATCCACAGAAGCTGTTGGCTTTCGAAGCCGATCACATGGCCGACTTCGACGTCGATCGGAAGGTCGAAATGGCGTTGCCGTTTCTGCTCAAAGCGGGCTGGGTTGCGGAAGCCGACGACGCGACGCGGTCGCGCGTGCGGCAAATCGTGGCGGCGGTTGGCGATCGCTTGAAAGTTGCTGGTGACATCATCGATTACGAATTCTGTTTCATTCCGGCCGATCGACTGACCTACGTCGAGAAGGATTTCGAAAAACGAATCCGCAAGCCCGAAGAGGCCGTGGGGCTGCTGAAAGACCTGGCCGTTGAACTCGCCAAGGCCGACGACTTCAGCGTCGCCGGAACCGAAGTCGCCGTGAAGGCGTTTGTCGAGGCGAAGGAGATCAAGATCGGTCAGATCATCCACGCGCTGCGTGTTGCGACGACCGGTCAGGCTGTCGGGTTTGGGATGTTTGAAACGCTAGCAATTCTGGGACGTGAAGAAGTCTTGCAGCGGATCGAAATCGCGGTTAATCGATAG
- a CDS encoding DUF1801 domain-containing protein produces the protein MAENKTQPTDASVDDFIAAIDNSRRRADALTALAIYKEITRLPAVMWGPSIIGFGTYHYVYATGREGDMPAAAFSPRKSNMTFYVSDTFDGADSLYQRLGKYKRSVACLYINKLDDVDLEVLREIIARQYTHGYAC, from the coding sequence ATGGCCGAAAACAAAACTCAGCCGACCGACGCCAGCGTCGACGATTTTATCGCAGCGATCGACAACTCGCGACGGCGGGCGGACGCTTTGACAGCTTTGGCGATCTACAAGGAAATCACTCGCCTGCCAGCGGTGATGTGGGGGCCGTCGATCATTGGGTTCGGAACATATCACTACGTTTACGCGACGGGGCGCGAAGGGGACATGCCGGCGGCCGCCTTCTCGCCACGCAAGTCGAACATGACCTTCTACGTCAGCGACACCTTTGACGGTGCCGATTCGCTGTACCAACGACTGGGAAAATACAAACGATCGGTCGCCTGTCTGTACATCAACAAGCTTGACGACGTCGACTTGGAGGTCCTACGCGAGATCATCGCCCGGCAATACACCCACGGATACGCCTGCTGA
- a CDS encoding AraC family transcriptional regulator, which produces MIQRIPAFLDRCRIALLILNESHWSRSVLDGIARYAGEHCGWDFWLQPRGLKEPPKLPEDWCGDGVIARISNEPLRESIARHGLPTVNVSWHGTHCREFPKVISDPQACGRLAAEFFIGRGFEQVGYIGPPDCYNYRDEVWPEVDRVAEEAGCQAYKFDPDPNSPQPDYDFQRLRLVQWIRSLPKPVGIVAWNTTLAREIMLTCGAEGICVPDEVAILAVESDPLVSNLSPMPISQIEQRMEQVGYEAAQELQRLIAGGEPHEKPILIAPAGVIEKPSTDTEFATDVLVQQAVSFIKRHCDEAITVSDITDHLDISRRSLEERFRKALKRSPAEEIRFARVRVLKDLLRRTTMTHAEISVEASFSCENAMFRFFKRMTGLTPGEFRRNQSIDLPMFPETL; this is translated from the coding sequence ATGATCCAACGAATTCCTGCCTTCCTGGACCGCTGTCGAATTGCGCTGTTGATTCTCAACGAGAGCCACTGGAGTCGCTCGGTGTTGGACGGAATTGCCCGCTATGCAGGCGAGCATTGTGGATGGGACTTCTGGTTGCAACCACGTGGCCTGAAAGAGCCGCCGAAGCTTCCCGAGGATTGGTGCGGCGATGGGGTGATTGCCAGGATTTCCAACGAACCGCTACGGGAATCGATAGCGCGTCACGGACTGCCGACTGTCAATGTTTCCTGGCACGGAACCCATTGTCGTGAGTTTCCGAAAGTCATCTCGGACCCTCAAGCTTGCGGTCGACTGGCCGCCGAGTTCTTTATCGGACGCGGCTTTGAGCAGGTCGGATATATCGGTCCGCCCGATTGTTACAACTATCGGGATGAAGTCTGGCCGGAGGTCGACCGGGTTGCTGAAGAAGCTGGATGCCAGGCATATAAATTCGACCCCGACCCCAATTCACCCCAACCCGATTACGACTTCCAACGTTTGCGTCTGGTCCAGTGGATCCGTTCGCTTCCCAAGCCGGTTGGGATTGTTGCATGGAACACGACGCTCGCTCGCGAGATCATGTTGACCTGTGGAGCGGAGGGTATCTGCGTTCCTGACGAAGTCGCAATCCTCGCCGTAGAGAGTGATCCACTGGTGTCAAATTTGTCACCAATGCCGATCTCACAAATCGAGCAGCGGATGGAACAGGTTGGGTACGAAGCGGCTCAAGAACTACAGCGACTCATCGCCGGAGGCGAACCGCACGAGAAGCCTATACTGATCGCCCCTGCCGGTGTGATCGAAAAACCGTCGACCGACACTGAGTTTGCGACCGATGTTTTGGTGCAACAGGCTGTCTCATTTATTAAGAGGCACTGCGATGAAGCGATCACGGTCAGCGACATCACCGACCATCTGGATATCTCCAGGCGATCGCTGGAGGAACGCTTCCGCAAGGCGTTGAAACGTTCCCCCGCCGAAGAGATCCGGTTTGCACGCGTCCGCGTTTTGAAGGATTTGTTGCGGCGGACGACGATGACCCATGCGGAGATCAGCGTCGAGGCGAGCTTCAGTTGTGAGAACGCGATGTTTCGTTTCTTCAAGCGAATGACTGGCCTGACGCCGGGCGAGTTTCGTCGTAACCAATCGATCGATCTGCCGATGTTTCCCGAAACGCTCTGA
- a CDS encoding endonuclease/exonuclease/phosphatase family protein: MNHTAQPAIPRSTPHAVLGLRRRISFAGRTFALRMFVGAAVATVLTSMMTITAAEETPSPAEFRIGFFNIYLGLANASHRAAVVRQIQRTAPDIMGLSEINDADHALLPTLVPGLPNVVTQPGGLQPALLTRYPVLSSGSLGSTAPANEFRRKHLWAVLDVGHESRNLLVYVVHTESWCYKGPCANVKRPALEFPRAIEWIRLKQDIHAKRKQDPNLDVVVMGDWNDDNRSPQTDAFAAQPDGVFSGFVLGADIDFPVQHVPYPNLQCEQAGLRLLESTDTDGNRNTVWAGTPNPALQTAVKIDYIAHSEGIEVVGHEVLNSEVSDPDAGLPKYGERLNVGDSRAASDHLMVFADMAIE, translated from the coding sequence ATGAACCACACAGCCCAGCCAGCAATCCCGCGATCGACGCCACACGCAGTCCTAGGCCTCCGCCGGAGGATTTCGTTTGCCGGTAGGACATTTGCATTGCGGATGTTTGTCGGAGCCGCGGTCGCTACCGTGCTGACCAGTATGATGACCATAACCGCAGCCGAGGAGACGCCGTCGCCGGCTGAGTTTCGAATTGGATTTTTCAATATCTATTTGGGGCTGGCCAATGCATCGCATCGGGCTGCGGTTGTGCGTCAGATCCAACGCACCGCCCCGGATATCATGGGGCTCAGCGAGATCAATGACGCGGACCATGCATTGCTGCCGACGCTGGTCCCCGGGCTGCCCAACGTGGTCACTCAGCCGGGCGGCTTGCAGCCGGCGTTGCTCACGCGTTATCCGGTACTGTCGTCGGGCTCGCTTGGCTCCACCGCACCAGCGAATGAATTCCGACGTAAGCACTTGTGGGCTGTGCTCGATGTGGGGCATGAGAGTCGGAACTTGTTGGTCTACGTCGTTCACACCGAATCGTGGTGTTACAAGGGGCCATGTGCAAACGTCAAAAGGCCTGCGTTGGAGTTCCCGCGAGCGATCGAATGGATTCGGCTGAAGCAAGACATCCACGCGAAGCGGAAGCAAGATCCTAATCTCGATGTCGTCGTGATGGGAGATTGGAACGACGATAACCGCAGCCCGCAAACCGACGCGTTTGCGGCTCAGCCCGATGGAGTGTTCAGCGGGTTTGTGTTAGGTGCTGATATCGACTTTCCCGTGCAGCACGTCCCCTATCCCAATCTTCAGTGCGAGCAAGCTGGTCTACGGTTGCTGGAGTCGACCGACACCGATGGCAACCGGAACACGGTTTGGGCAGGCACGCCCAATCCGGCGCTACAGACCGCTGTAAAGATCGACTACATCGCTCACAGCGAGGGGATCGAAGTTGTAGGCCACGAAGTCCTCAATTCCGAAGTCAGCGACCCCGATGCGGGACTGCCGAAATACGGAGAGCGGTTAAACGTCGGTGATTCTCGCGCCGCCAGCGATCACTTGATGGTCTTCGCCGACATGGCTATCGAATAG